From a region of the Paenarthrobacter aurescens TC1 genome:
- a CDS encoding hypothetical protein (identified by Glimmer2; putative), whose translation MTLAVSSSDGRASAALNNPPCHEIVTMMLGGYY comes from the coding sequence TTGACCCTGGCTGTGAGCAGCAGTGACGGTCGGGCATCGGCCGCTCTAAACAACCCGCCGTGTCACGAAATTGTAACGATGATGCTTGGCGGCTACTATTAG
- the ccdA gene encoding Cytochrome c-type biogenesis protein (identified by match to protein family HMM PF02683): MSFLSPCILPLVPGYLGFVSGLTDPAEPKNRKRVLTGVALFILGFGAVFTLYGAAFGAIGSWLIRWQDPLMRVLGLLVILMGLVLLGRFSWLQQTRKFQLPGRGGLSGAPMLGIVFGLGWTPCMGPTLSAVLSLSVTAGSAWRGALLAFVYCLGLGIPFVLVALGLNWVSKTLTLIRKHIRAVNIGGAIMLIGLGILMVTGLWVQWIYQLQNLAGTFLMPV; this comes from the coding sequence GTGTCGTTCCTATCCCCGTGCATCCTTCCGCTGGTTCCCGGCTATCTGGGCTTCGTCTCCGGGCTCACGGACCCTGCCGAACCGAAGAACAGGAAACGTGTCCTGACGGGGGTGGCACTGTTCATCCTGGGCTTCGGCGCTGTGTTCACGCTGTACGGGGCGGCCTTCGGCGCCATCGGCTCCTGGCTGATCCGCTGGCAGGATCCCCTCATGAGGGTCTTGGGTCTCCTGGTCATCCTGATGGGGTTGGTCTTGCTCGGCAGGTTCTCCTGGCTCCAGCAAACCCGGAAGTTCCAGCTTCCCGGACGCGGTGGACTCTCCGGCGCCCCGATGCTGGGAATCGTGTTCGGGCTGGGGTGGACCCCGTGCATGGGTCCAACACTGAGCGCCGTTCTCAGCCTCAGCGTCACCGCCGGAAGCGCCTGGCGGGGGGCTCTGCTGGCCTTCGTGTATTGCCTGGGCCTGGGCATCCCCTTCGTCCTCGTGGCTTTGGGCCTGAACTGGGTGTCAAAAACCCTGACCTTGATCCGTAAACACATCAGGGCCGTCAACATCGGCGGCGCGATCATGCTCATCGGTCTGGGCATCTTGATGGTCACCGGGCTCTGGGTGCAATGGATCTACCAGCTGCAGAACCTTGCCGGCACATTCCTGATGCCGGTATAG
- a CDS encoding M23 peptidase domain protein (identified by match to protein family HMM PF01551), which yields MTSSSPHGRRRKPAAGLLPRTAAPTSISRSNPQHRLMPASGPGGSRRKQITAATTLSVAAVLTAALTAAHAGPAPTGTGPAVQASSTSAVSAPVQAPVGAAISYERPAVTTEQAPAPLPAPAKTQVAGSGTAAPQAAAAPTAAAAPAAPSARLGAPLASMSVASPFGIRSSPITGSGELHTGLDLVAACQVAVFAAGSGTVVEAGWSAYGGGNRIVVDHGNGLKSTYNHLASIETSVGASVTAGQRLAAAGTTGNSTGCHLHFEVLLNGQTVNPQGWM from the coding sequence ATGACTTCCTCATCCCCCCATGGCCGGCGCCGAAAACCAGCCGCCGGCCTGTTGCCCCGCACGGCCGCCCCAACATCGATTTCCCGGTCAAACCCGCAGCACCGGCTCATGCCCGCATCCGGGCCGGGCGGGAGCCGACGCAAGCAGATCACCGCGGCCACCACGCTGAGTGTCGCCGCAGTGTTAACCGCCGCGCTCACCGCGGCCCACGCCGGTCCTGCCCCCACCGGCACTGGACCGGCAGTCCAAGCCTCCTCGACATCGGCTGTTTCTGCGCCGGTTCAGGCCCCTGTCGGGGCTGCCATCAGCTATGAGCGCCCGGCTGTCACCACTGAGCAGGCACCGGCGCCCCTGCCGGCCCCGGCCAAGACCCAGGTTGCCGGCTCAGGCACTGCCGCCCCGCAGGCAGCTGCCGCCCCGACGGCTGCCGCCGCACCCGCTGCTCCTTCTGCACGGCTCGGCGCACCGCTGGCCAGCATGTCGGTTGCCTCTCCCTTTGGTATCCGCTCCAGCCCGATCACCGGCTCCGGGGAATTGCACACGGGACTGGACCTCGTGGCAGCGTGCCAGGTCGCGGTTTTCGCCGCCGGCTCTGGAACGGTCGTGGAAGCCGGCTGGTCCGCTTATGGGGGCGGGAACAGGATTGTGGTGGACCATGGCAACGGCTTGAAGAGCACCTATAACCATCTGGCGTCCATTGAAACCTCTGTCGGGGCGTCGGTGACCGCAGGCCAGCGTCTTGCCGCTGCCGGGACCACCGGCAACTCCACCGGATGCCATTTGCATTTCGAGGTTCTTCTGAACGGCCAGACCGTCAACCCGCAGGGATGGATGTGA
- a CDS encoding putative copper resistance membrane protein (CopD) (identified by match to protein family HMM PF05425): MALKAPAAGGSPAVSPKLRWLAAAGVIALVVVLLATAYGRGTLPAETRDPGALVRWGYGVAQTMQNVAAAATIGALVFAAFIVPPVLQRRRSAGRTATSGATAAEIAAADEHPAFSRIMVLASVASLTWTLSALAVLVFSFADIAGVPVSGSPEFGAQLTSYITELPNGAAWLWVVIISAVVATLTFSVRSSGGLAAAALLALGGLLPVVLIGHAAGGNDHEQAINSLGLHLVGVCLWLGGLIALAVGGTAFGKDTAAVLGRFSTLAGFAFVLVVASGIINATIRIELPAGLASPYGVLLLAKTTAAIVLGSIGYLHRKRLIPALSSKSHTGRATGLMWRFIVVELLIMGAVSGLAAALSRTPPPAGEDIRPALTPAEILTGYLLPPELTPERWFTMWRPDWLWIAFALFAAYLYLRAARRLRNRGDTWPWIRSAAWLLGLAALVFFTSGGPSVYGRILFSAHMLDHMALTMIVPVFLVLGAPVTLALRTLKPRPDGSRGPREWLMVLIHSRVAAIITHPLFVAANFAGSIVLFYYSDAFGFALKEHVGHELMTVHFVITGYLFVLSMIGTDPVPRRAPYPLRLLLLLATMAFHAFFGVTLMGSTTLIQPEWFTELGREWGAPPLEDQQMAGAITWGIGEVPTLLIAIGVAIMWSRSDARETRRSDRAAARNKDAALEAYNAMLAGLEERNAKVRGRDGDQ; the protein is encoded by the coding sequence GTGGCGTTGAAAGCCCCGGCCGCCGGTGGAAGCCCGGCGGTATCGCCGAAACTGCGGTGGCTGGCAGCTGCCGGTGTGATTGCGCTGGTCGTCGTCCTCCTCGCTACCGCTTACGGCAGGGGAACATTGCCGGCCGAAACCCGCGATCCGGGTGCCCTGGTCCGGTGGGGCTATGGGGTGGCCCAGACCATGCAGAACGTGGCAGCCGCCGCTACCATCGGTGCCCTTGTTTTCGCGGCATTCATCGTGCCGCCGGTGCTGCAACGCCGGCGGAGCGCAGGCCGGACCGCAACCAGCGGAGCCACGGCGGCCGAGATCGCCGCGGCTGATGAGCACCCCGCGTTCAGCCGCATCATGGTGCTGGCCTCGGTGGCGAGCCTGACATGGACCCTCTCTGCATTGGCGGTGCTGGTGTTCAGCTTCGCCGACATCGCCGGCGTGCCCGTCTCCGGAAGCCCCGAGTTCGGCGCGCAGTTGACCTCCTACATCACCGAGCTTCCCAACGGCGCAGCGTGGCTGTGGGTCGTGATCATTTCGGCCGTTGTTGCGACACTGACCTTCAGTGTCCGCTCCAGCGGCGGCCTGGCCGCCGCTGCGCTGCTGGCCCTGGGCGGCCTGCTGCCGGTGGTGCTCATCGGCCACGCCGCCGGCGGCAACGACCACGAACAGGCCATCAACTCACTGGGCCTGCACCTGGTGGGAGTATGTCTCTGGCTGGGCGGACTCATCGCCCTGGCCGTGGGCGGGACCGCCTTTGGCAAGGACACCGCGGCGGTCCTGGGACGCTTCTCCACCCTGGCAGGATTCGCCTTTGTCCTCGTGGTGGCTTCGGGCATCATCAATGCCACCATCCGCATCGAACTCCCGGCCGGCCTCGCGTCCCCTTATGGTGTCCTGCTCCTGGCCAAAACGACAGCCGCCATCGTCCTGGGATCGATTGGATACCTGCACCGGAAGAGGCTCATCCCGGCCCTGAGCAGCAAATCCCACACCGGCCGGGCCACCGGGCTGATGTGGCGTTTCATCGTGGTCGAACTGCTGATCATGGGCGCCGTCAGCGGCCTCGCCGCCGCGCTCAGCCGCACCCCGCCACCTGCCGGGGAAGACATCCGGCCGGCCCTGACGCCCGCCGAGATCCTCACCGGATACCTCCTGCCACCCGAACTGACTCCCGAGCGCTGGTTCACCATGTGGCGTCCGGACTGGCTCTGGATCGCCTTCGCCCTCTTCGCCGCCTACCTGTATCTGAGGGCGGCCCGGCGGCTGCGCAACCGCGGGGATACCTGGCCCTGGATCCGCAGTGCAGCGTGGCTTCTCGGGCTGGCCGCCCTGGTCTTCTTCACCTCGGGCGGCCCGTCGGTCTACGGGCGGATACTCTTCAGCGCCCACATGCTGGACCACATGGCCCTGACCATGATCGTCCCGGTCTTCCTCGTCCTCGGCGCGCCCGTCACCCTGGCCCTGAGGACCCTGAAGCCGCGACCGGACGGCTCCCGCGGGCCACGGGAGTGGCTGATGGTCCTGATCCATTCCCGGGTCGCCGCGATCATCACACATCCACTGTTTGTCGCCGCCAACTTCGCCGGTTCCATCGTCCTGTTCTACTACTCCGACGCTTTCGGCTTCGCCCTCAAAGAGCACGTCGGACACGAACTGATGACCGTTCACTTCGTGATCACCGGGTACTTGTTCGTCCTGTCGATGATCGGCACCGACCCCGTGCCGCGGCGTGCCCCGTACCCGCTCCGACTGCTGCTGCTCCTGGCCACGATGGCCTTCCACGCCTTCTTCGGCGTCACACTGATGGGATCGACCACCCTGATCCAGCCCGAATGGTTCACCGAGCTGGGCCGCGAATGGGGAGCGCCGCCACTGGAAGACCAGCAAATGGCCGGCGCCATCACCTGGGGCATCGGCGAAGTCCCGACATTGCTGATCGCCATCGGCGTTGCCATCATGTGGTCCCGCTCCGACGCCCGGGAAACGCGTCGCAGCGACCGGGCCGCGGCACGGAACAAGGACGCGGCCCTGGAAGCCTACAACGCCATGCTTGCCGGTCTGGAAGAACGCAACGCCAAGGTCCGGGGCCGTGACGGAGACCAATGA
- a CDS encoding putative transcriptional regulator, ArsR family (identified by match to protein family HMM PF01022), producing MRILSTIEVLARFGKALADPTRAAILLRLKDGPAFPSDLADSIGVSRQILSNHLACLRDCGLVAAEPAGRRVRYELSDAKLVHALDDLLGTILTVDTICGCAEPDCAQDGAPLFPVSSDALEVSA from the coding sequence ATGCGCATACTTTCCACGATTGAGGTCCTGGCCCGCTTCGGCAAAGCTCTCGCTGACCCCACCAGGGCGGCGATTCTGCTGCGGCTCAAGGACGGTCCGGCGTTCCCTTCGGACCTGGCGGACAGCATCGGGGTCAGTCGCCAGATTCTTTCCAACCATCTGGCTTGTCTGCGCGACTGCGGTCTGGTCGCAGCCGAGCCTGCCGGGCGGAGGGTCCGGTACGAGCTCTCGGACGCCAAGCTGGTCCACGCCCTTGATGACCTGCTCGGCACCATCTTGACCGTCGATACGATCTGTGGCTGCGCCGAGCCCGACTGCGCCCAGGACGGCGCGCCGCTGTTCCCTGTTTCGTCCGATGCTTTGGAGGTCAGTGCGTGA
- the lspA gene encoding lipoprotein signal peptidase (identified by match to protein family HMM PF01252; match to protein family HMM TIGR00077), producing the protein MSSEPTSTVEGSGVRTSRRIRILLVVAAAVLAATDLIVKAVAEAVLSAGATNDVGPINIRLVYNRGVAFSMGAGLPPWAVIAGTALVMAALLWYTLSAAPRMSLLSRAGAAVLLGGAAGNFIDRLDGQGVVDYLHSGWFPTFNLADVFVVGGVGLMVLGSFLSPAVPREER; encoded by the coding sequence GTGAGCAGCGAACCCACCTCAACAGTTGAAGGCTCCGGGGTCCGCACCTCACGACGGATCCGGATCCTGCTGGTTGTAGCTGCGGCAGTCCTGGCCGCCACGGACCTTATCGTCAAGGCCGTGGCCGAGGCCGTCCTCTCCGCCGGTGCGACCAACGATGTCGGGCCCATCAACATCCGTCTGGTTTACAACCGCGGTGTCGCCTTCAGCATGGGAGCAGGCCTTCCCCCTTGGGCCGTCATCGCTGGCACCGCCTTGGTCATGGCCGCCCTGCTCTGGTACACGCTTTCGGCCGCGCCGCGCATGTCGCTGCTCTCGCGGGCAGGTGCCGCTGTCCTGCTCGGTGGAGCCGCCGGAAACTTCATCGACCGGCTCGACGGGCAGGGCGTGGTGGACTATCTCCACAGCGGCTGGTTTCCGACCTTCAACCTCGCCGATGTCTTCGTCGTCGGCGGGGTCGGCCTGATGGTTCTGGGATCCTTCCTCAGCCCTGCCGTGCCGCGGGAAGAGCGCTGA
- a CDS encoding putative integral membrane protein encodes MGDPGVEGPVWLPSLPPSLGEYLAPNLQPVPLIPVLTLIAALFYLAGAISLWRQGRHWSPVRTASFLFGCLAIIVIMGAGIEGYGLRMFSIFMFQQLTLMMAVPPLLVIGSPGTLLLRATPHGRLGRPVLKAALWGLRSRWGRLAIHPAFMVPLFLLSFYGVYFSGLADLLLPNWYGHVGLELLFLAAGILFTVPLISADPLPSRQTHFGRMLDIFAEMPLHAFFGVVIMMATAPMVKFFASPPESWNVDPMQDQGLAGGLAWSYGELPGVLLLMFILVRWQREEARGWVKADRTAAVAGDPDLDAYNEYLRQLAARPVRRR; translated from the coding sequence ATGGGCGACCCTGGAGTCGAGGGCCCCGTCTGGCTTCCCTCGCTGCCCCCGTCGCTGGGCGAGTACCTGGCCCCGAATCTCCAGCCGGTTCCACTGATTCCGGTCCTGACGCTGATCGCCGCTCTCTTCTACCTCGCCGGAGCCATCAGCCTCTGGCGCCAAGGCCGGCACTGGTCACCGGTCCGCACCGCGTCGTTCCTGTTCGGCTGCCTGGCCATCATCGTCATCATGGGAGCCGGGATCGAGGGTTACGGGCTGCGGATGTTCTCCATCTTCATGTTCCAGCAGCTGACCCTGATGATGGCGGTCCCGCCGCTGCTGGTCATTGGCTCCCCTGGGACCCTGCTGTTGCGGGCAACCCCGCACGGTCGGTTGGGCCGGCCGGTCCTGAAGGCCGCCCTGTGGGGGTTACGTTCACGCTGGGGACGGCTGGCCATCCATCCGGCCTTCATGGTGCCGCTGTTCCTGCTCAGCTTCTACGGCGTCTACTTCTCCGGTCTCGCAGACCTGCTGCTTCCCAATTGGTACGGGCACGTCGGACTGGAGCTGTTGTTCCTTGCCGCCGGCATCCTGTTCACGGTCCCGCTGATTTCCGCGGACCCGCTGCCGAGCAGGCAAACACATTTCGGCCGGATGCTGGACATCTTCGCGGAAATGCCGCTGCATGCCTTCTTCGGGGTCGTCATCATGATGGCCACCGCACCCATGGTTAAATTCTTCGCCTCGCCGCCGGAAAGCTGGAACGTGGACCCTATGCAGGACCAAGGCCTGGCCGGTGGGCTGGCCTGGTCCTACGGCGAACTGCCCGGGGTGCTGTTGCTGATGTTTATCCTCGTGCGGTGGCAGCGCGAGGAGGCCCGCGGATGGGTCAAGGCGGACCGGACCGCGGCCGTGGCCGGAGACCCGGACCTGGATGCCTACAACGAATACCTGCGCCAACTGGCTGCCCGTCCGGTGCGCCGGCGATGA
- a CDS encoding putative lipoprotein codes for MMIKEPQPRRRMILALGAAGVALAGCSSQDDLAEQAKAGDNKNYIAGDGSVNEYPPESRGARVSLEGTLFTGEQVAAEDWAGKVVVLNFWYAACAPCRAEAPDLAALHTEFKDNGVLFYGVNVRDDAATAQAFERTFNVQYPSFDDSDGGILLAMTEYVPPRAVPTTLVLDTNGRVSARILGISQKGTLKALITAAQS; via the coding sequence ATGATGATCAAAGAACCACAGCCTCGGCGTCGCATGATCCTGGCCCTGGGCGCGGCAGGCGTTGCCCTGGCCGGTTGCAGCAGCCAGGACGATCTGGCCGAGCAAGCCAAGGCCGGGGACAACAAAAACTACATCGCCGGCGATGGATCCGTGAATGAGTACCCGCCCGAATCCCGCGGGGCCAGAGTATCCTTGGAGGGCACACTCTTCACCGGCGAGCAGGTAGCCGCCGAGGACTGGGCCGGCAAGGTCGTTGTTCTCAACTTCTGGTACGCCGCTTGTGCACCCTGCCGCGCGGAAGCACCCGATCTGGCCGCCCTGCATACCGAATTCAAGGACAACGGGGTGCTGTTTTACGGAGTCAACGTCCGTGACGACGCCGCCACCGCTCAAGCCTTCGAACGGACCTTCAACGTCCAATACCCCAGCTTTGATGACAGCGACGGGGGCATTCTCCTGGCCATGACCGAGTACGTCCCGCCTCGCGCGGTACCCACCACCCTGGTGCTGGACACCAACGGCCGCGTCAGTGCCCGGATCCTCGGGATATCCCAAAAAGGCACCCTTAAAGCACTGATCACCGCCGCCCAATCCTGA
- a CDS encoding cytochrome c biogenesis membrane protein (identified by match to protein family HMM PF05140) → MRAPDPAAPARPSDDPGPTLPALGAAGTLRWAWTQLTSMRTALFLLLLLAVAAVPGSLFPQRPANPAVVTQYIKDRPDYGPALEALQLFDVYSSAWFSAIYLLLFISLIGCVVPRARAHYKAMRSQPPRTPKRLSRLPEYGTLVLPADAGIPAAVAIADAAAALKNRGYRVEVRGEEEALPSLGAERGFLKEAGNLLFHTSLIGVLLCVAIGGLFGFRGQKILIEGETFVNTLVGYDNFAPGTNFQSSWLQPFTMTLDTFAVRFDRESTRQFGQPIDFTAQLRTRDSPDADQVPRTLKVNDPVYFGEVGVFLVGNGYAPVITVRDGNGDTAFSGPVVAIPNDGVYTSTVVIKVPDSRPSQLGFVGFFLPSAIKNEEGVAYSFDPDPLNPQLNLNSYYGDLGLDTGVPQNVYNLDVKGLTQLNGRELPAKGITLSPGGTYTLPEGKGSISFDGLKRYIGVDIRSTPGQTGVLVFSSMAVAGLMASLYVNRRRVWVRAGTHEDGRTMVEYGLLARGEDHRLAAESAAIRTMLARQWQLPEDPNDV, encoded by the coding sequence ATGAGAGCACCTGACCCTGCGGCTCCTGCACGACCCAGCGACGACCCCGGACCCACACTGCCGGCTCTGGGAGCGGCGGGTACGCTTCGCTGGGCGTGGACCCAGCTGACCAGCATGCGCACCGCCCTGTTCCTGCTGCTGCTGTTGGCCGTCGCTGCGGTCCCGGGATCGCTCTTTCCGCAACGGCCCGCCAACCCCGCTGTCGTGACCCAGTACATCAAGGACCGCCCGGACTACGGCCCGGCCCTGGAGGCGCTGCAGCTGTTCGATGTCTATTCCTCGGCCTGGTTTTCGGCCATCTACCTTCTGCTGTTCATTTCCCTGATCGGCTGCGTCGTTCCGAGGGCCCGCGCCCACTACAAGGCCATGCGTTCACAGCCGCCGCGTACCCCTAAACGGCTCTCCCGCCTCCCGGAGTACGGAACCCTGGTGCTGCCCGCAGACGCCGGGATTCCCGCCGCGGTTGCCATCGCCGATGCTGCCGCTGCGCTGAAAAACCGAGGCTACCGTGTCGAGGTCAGGGGCGAGGAGGAAGCGCTGCCCTCGCTGGGAGCTGAACGCGGCTTCCTGAAGGAAGCCGGGAACCTGCTGTTCCACACCTCGCTGATCGGTGTCCTGCTCTGTGTGGCCATTGGCGGGCTGTTCGGTTTCCGCGGGCAGAAGATCCTGATCGAAGGCGAAACCTTCGTCAATACGCTGGTGGGGTACGACAATTTCGCGCCCGGAACCAACTTCCAGTCCTCATGGCTGCAGCCGTTCACGATGACGTTGGATACGTTCGCGGTCAGGTTCGACAGGGAATCCACCCGGCAGTTCGGCCAGCCCATTGATTTCACCGCCCAGCTGCGGACCCGGGATTCACCCGACGCGGATCAGGTACCCCGGACTCTGAAGGTCAACGACCCTGTCTACTTCGGCGAGGTGGGCGTCTTCCTCGTCGGCAACGGCTACGCCCCGGTCATCACGGTCCGGGACGGAAACGGCGACACTGCCTTCAGCGGCCCCGTCGTGGCCATCCCGAACGACGGGGTCTACACGTCAACGGTGGTCATCAAGGTTCCGGACTCCCGTCCGTCGCAATTGGGTTTCGTGGGATTCTTCCTGCCTTCGGCCATCAAAAACGAGGAAGGTGTGGCCTACAGCTTCGACCCCGACCCGCTGAACCCGCAACTGAACCTGAACTCCTACTACGGCGACCTCGGCTTGGACACCGGTGTGCCGCAAAACGTCTACAACCTCGACGTGAAGGGACTGACCCAGCTCAACGGCCGGGAACTTCCGGCCAAGGGCATCACACTCTCGCCAGGTGGCACTTACACGCTGCCCGAGGGCAAGGGAAGCATCAGTTTCGACGGGCTCAAACGCTACATCGGCGTGGACATCCGCAGCACCCCCGGGCAAACCGGTGTCCTGGTGTTCTCGAGCATGGCCGTTGCCGGCCTGATGGCCTCGCTGTATGTGAACCGCCGCCGGGTCTGGGTCCGTGCCGGCACCCACGAAGACGGCCGGACGATGGTCGAATATGGTCTGCTGGCCCGCGGTGAAGACCACCGCCTGGCCGCCGAGTCGGCGGCAATCCGTACAATGCTGGCCCGCCAGTGGCAACTCCCGGAGGACCCAAATGACGTATAG
- the czc gene encoding cobalt-zinc-cadmium efflux permease (identified by match to protein family HMM PF01545; match to protein family HMM TIGR01297) produces the protein MSGHEHNHAAEATARRGKLIAVFAITFTVMIAEIIGAALTGSLALLADAGHMFTDSAGLLIALIAASLALKPATLTRTWGYKRAEIIAAAGQAALLLAVGGFVIVEGIRRLFEPPEIGESAMLWFGIIGLVGNAIGLVILASGRNHNFNMKAAFLEVLNDALGSVAVIAAAIIIALTGWLQADALVSLLIGVLIIPRTLKLLRDTVNVLMESTPKGLDLAKVREHILALPHVIDVHDLHASLVASGTPVLSAHVTVEDNCMTDGHAASILADLQDCVARHFDISVEHSTFQIEPAAHRDQESIHH, from the coding sequence GTGAGCGGTCACGAGCACAACCATGCAGCCGAGGCGACCGCCCGGCGCGGGAAACTCATCGCTGTCTTTGCCATCACCTTCACGGTGATGATCGCCGAAATCATTGGCGCGGCACTGACCGGCAGCCTTGCATTGCTGGCAGATGCCGGCCACATGTTCACCGACTCCGCCGGGTTGCTGATCGCGCTCATCGCGGCATCGCTGGCGCTCAAACCGGCCACCCTGACCCGCACCTGGGGCTACAAGCGGGCAGAAATCATCGCCGCTGCCGGACAAGCGGCCCTCCTGCTCGCCGTCGGCGGATTCGTCATCGTTGAAGGCATCCGACGGCTCTTCGAACCCCCCGAGATCGGTGAATCCGCCATGCTCTGGTTCGGCATCATCGGCCTTGTCGGCAACGCCATCGGCCTGGTCATCCTCGCCTCGGGCCGGAACCACAACTTCAACATGAAGGCCGCCTTCCTGGAGGTCCTCAACGACGCCCTCGGCTCCGTGGCCGTCATCGCAGCCGCCATCATCATCGCCCTCACCGGCTGGCTCCAGGCCGACGCCCTCGTATCCCTGCTGATCGGCGTCCTGATCATCCCGCGGACCCTGAAACTGCTCCGCGACACCGTGAACGTACTCATGGAATCCACGCCCAAAGGCCTGGACCTGGCCAAAGTGCGCGAACACATCCTGGCCCTGCCCCACGTCATCGACGTCCACGACCTGCACGCCTCACTGGTCGCTTCGGGAACACCGGTGCTCTCGGCGCACGTCACCGTTGAGGACAACTGCATGACCGACGGGCACGCCGCCAGCATCCTTGCAGACCTGCAGGACTGTGTCGCCCGGCACTTCGACATCAGCGTCGAACACTCCACCTTCCAAATCGAACCAGCCGCCCACCGCGACCAGGAAAGCATCCACCACTGA
- a CDS encoding putative integral membrane protein (identified by match to protein family HMM PF07884), with translation MTNTPKTAETAAFPAEEVPATAEQESSPALTRDKPLGWLLVITGFIGWLASGALVLEKLEVLKDPGYKTVCDVNPWISCGQVMQTWQSSVFGFPNMFIGIVAFAVIITTGMALLSGASFARWYWAGLQAGVTLGFAFVVWLWSQALYSIHILCPFCMIVWAAMIPLFVWVTARNITHGVIKIPARPARILAESGWIITALLYVAVAATIFFAFLHVFIGTSGF, from the coding sequence ATGACCAACACCCCAAAAACCGCAGAGACGGCGGCATTCCCCGCCGAGGAGGTCCCCGCAACCGCAGAGCAGGAATCTTCACCCGCTCTGACCCGAGACAAGCCACTTGGTTGGCTGCTGGTCATCACCGGGTTCATCGGCTGGCTGGCCTCGGGCGCCTTGGTCCTGGAAAAACTCGAAGTACTCAAAGACCCCGGCTACAAGACCGTCTGTGACGTCAACCCATGGATTTCCTGCGGCCAGGTAATGCAGACCTGGCAGAGTTCGGTGTTCGGCTTCCCCAACATGTTCATCGGGATCGTGGCCTTCGCGGTGATCATCACCACCGGCATGGCGTTGCTTTCCGGTGCATCATTCGCTCGCTGGTACTGGGCAGGGCTCCAGGCAGGTGTGACCCTTGGCTTTGCCTTTGTCGTGTGGCTGTGGTCCCAAGCGTTGTACTCGATCCACATCCTCTGCCCCTTCTGCATGATCGTCTGGGCAGCAATGATCCCACTCTTCGTCTGGGTCACCGCCCGGAACATCACGCACGGTGTCATCAAAATCCCGGCACGGCCCGCACGGATCCTGGCCGAATCCGGCTGGATCATCACGGCGCTGCTCTATGTGGCCGTCGCCGCGACCATCTTCTTCGCCTTCCTGCACGTATTCATCGGCACCTCCGGTTTCTGA
- a CDS encoding putative transcriptional regulator, ArsR family (identified by match to protein family HMM PF01022) yields the protein MTATVQATMSTPSQPGSDCAVRLVDAEKVAAVRSRMPAETDVADLAVIFGLLSDPGRVRILIALLEGEMCVCDLAATTGLSESGVSHALRLLRGPRVVQVRRSGRMAYYSLADSHVRMLLDLGLTHVGHASEDKLKMVSNS from the coding sequence ATGACCGCCACAGTCCAAGCAACGATGTCTACACCCAGCCAGCCGGGCAGCGACTGTGCGGTCCGCCTGGTCGATGCCGAGAAGGTCGCGGCTGTCAGGTCCCGGATGCCGGCCGAGACGGACGTGGCGGATCTGGCGGTGATCTTCGGGCTGCTCTCGGACCCGGGACGTGTCCGGATCCTCATCGCCCTGCTCGAAGGCGAGATGTGTGTGTGCGATCTGGCGGCCACCACGGGTCTGAGCGAATCCGGAGTCTCCCATGCCCTGCGGCTGCTGCGAGGCCCGCGCGTGGTGCAGGTCCGTCGGTCAGGCCGGATGGCCTACTACTCACTGGCGGATTCACACGTGCGCATGCTGCTGGATCTGGGCCTGACCCATGTCGGACACGCCAGCGAGGACAAACTGAAAATGGTCAGCAACAGCTAG